A genome region from Euphorbia lathyris chromosome 4, ddEupLath1.1, whole genome shotgun sequence includes the following:
- the LOC136227009 gene encoding uncharacterized protein — protein MGDSSASYIHMVHHLIEKCLIFHMTKQECIEALSKHANIQPVVTSTVWNELEKENKEFFEEYAQNKNKDEIMSEEETSQIIQNMILQEPSSKDSDH, from the exons ATGGGAGACTCTTCTGCTTCATACATACATATG GTGCACCACCTTATTGAGAAGTGTCTCATCTTCCACATGACAAAACAAGAGTGCATTGAAGCCCTTTCCAAGCATGCAAATATTCAACCCGTCGTCACCTCCACCG TATGGAATGAACTAGAGAAGGAAAATAAGGAATTCTTCGAGGAATATgctcaaaacaaaaataaagatgagATAATGTCTGAGGAGGAAACCAGTCAAATTATCCAGAATATGATCTTACAAGAACCATCCTCTAAGGATTCTGATCACTAA